One window from the genome of Cricetulus griseus strain 17A/GY chromosome 2, alternate assembly CriGri-PICRH-1.0, whole genome shotgun sequence encodes:
- the Spink1 gene encoding serine protease inhibitor Kazal-type 1 — translation MKVVIIFLSALALLNLAGNTSAKLVGRKASCNDAFVGCPRIYDPVCGMDGNTYPSECILCSENRVRQVPVLIKKYGPC, via the exons ATGAAGGTGGTGATTATCTTTCTTAGTGCCTTGGCCCTGCTCAATTTAGCAG gtAACACTTCAGCTAAATTAGTGGGGAGAAAG GCAAGTTGCAATGATGCATTTGTGGGATGTCCCAGAATATATGACCCTGTGTGTGGGATGGATGGAAATACTTACCCCAGTGAATGCATCCTATGCTCTGAAAACAG GGTACGCCAGGTTCCTGTCCTTATTAAAAAATATGGGCCTTGCTGA